Below is a genomic region from Rouxiella chamberiensis.
AGCCAATCAAAGGCAAGGTACTGGATATCGCCTCCGGTTCCGGCGTGCTGGCCTCCGTGCTCGCCACCTATTCGCCGAAAATGAAAGTCACCCTGAGTGATGTCGGTGCCGCCGCACTGGCCGCCAGCCGCGCGACGCTTGAGGCCAACGGTCTTGAGGGCGAAGTGATTGCCAGTAATGTCTATTCCGACATTAAAGGCCGTTTCGACATGATTATTTCGAACCCGCCGTTCCACGAAGGTCTGCAAACCAGCCTGCACGCTTCAGAGCAGCTGATTCGCGGTGCCGTTAACCACTTGAATATCGGCGGAAAACTGCGCATCGTCGCCAACGCCTTCCTGCCTTATGCCGCGCTGCTGGACGCCACCTTCGGCAACCATGAAGTGCTGGCGCAGAACGGCCGTTTCAAAGTGTACGAAGCCACCCGTGGCCGTCCACCGCGCGACGACAAAAAGAAAAAGCGTTAATCATTCAGCGTTAAACGCGTAAAGATTTCACGCTTCGGATAGGCGGTCACCCGGCAGCCGCGAGAACCCGCTTCGGTAAGCCTGGACCGCCAACGCCTGTACTGTCTGGGATTTAGCGGTCTATGAGCTGCATGACAGCAGGCGTATATCTTCCGCCTGCGGCAGCATTTAATGGAAAGGCCGCTTCAATCGCCGCGAGTTCGGCTTCATTCAGGATGACATCAAGCGCGGCGATGTTCTCTTCCAGATAAGTACGACGTTTCGTTCCAGGTATTGGCACAATGTTTTCACCCTGTGCCAATACCCACGCCAATGCCAGTTGAGAAGGCTTCACCCCTTTTCCGCTGGAGATTTCCACCACTTTGTCGGCCAAATGCAGGTTTTTGACAAAGTTTTCACCCTGAAAACGCGGATTCCCCTTTCTGAAATCGTTTTCGGCAAAATCATCCGGAGAACGAATCGCGCCCGTCAAAAATCCACGTCCCAATGGGCTGTAAGGCACAAAGGCAACGCCGAGGCGCGCACAGGCAGGCAGAATGCTCGCCTCTACTTCGCGGCTCCACAATGAATATTCACTCTGTAATGCGCTGATTGGGTGGACTTTATGCGCCCTTTCCAGCGTTGCCGCCGAGATTTCGCTCATGCCGATATAGCGAATCTTGCCTTCACGCACCAGATCACTCAGTGCGCCGACGCTCTCTTCAATCGGCACGTTCGGGTCGGCGCGGTGCTGATAATAGAGGTCGATGACGTCGGTTTTAAGCCGTTGTAAACTGCCTTCCACCGATTGCCGAATGTAGTCGGGATGTCCATTGCTGCCGCGCGCGCCGGGATCCGCCGCATCGCGGACAATGCCGAACTTGGTCGCCAGAAAGACCTTGTCACGACGCCCCTGCAAAGCGCGGCCCAGCAGCGCTTCGTTGGTGTGCGGGCCGTAGACGTCGGCGGTATCCAGCAGGGTTATGCCGCGTTCTATGGCGAGATCCAGCGTGGCCAGCGACTCTTTTTCATCCATACCTTGAGTGTAAAATTCGCTCATTCCCATGCAACCCAATCCTAACGCAGAGACCCAAGGCCCGTTTTTACCCAGTTGACGCTGTTTCATGTGCTTTTCCTTTTCATCTTTCATACGATTGAAAACAGTGTGGTTGTTGGCTGAAAAAAGATAAATACGCCAATTTATGCAACACTGTTCAGAAATCACCAACAATCGGGAAACGATATGGACCAGATTCAGGCCATGCGGATTTTCATCCGTATCAGAGAATTGGAAAGTTTCAGCCGCGCGGCGGAGGATCTCGACCTGCCTCGCGCAACGGTCAGCACCACGCTGAAACATCTCGAGCAGCGCCTTGGCGTGCGGCTGTTTTTGCGCACCACGCGACAGGTGAAGATTACCGAAGAAGGCGAGCTTTACTACCAGCGCTGCGTCCAGTTGCTCTCGGCTTTTGAAGAAACGGAAAATCTTTTCGCCCATCAGAAAGCCCAGCCCGCGGGCAATGTGCGCATCGATATGCCGCATTCGATGGCGCGCGAGATTGTGCTGCCCGCCCTGCCGGAATTTACCGCGCGTTATCCGCACCTCAATCTGACCGTCAGTGCCAACGACAACGCCGTCGACCTGCTGCATCAGGGCGTAGACTGCGTCATCCGCGCCTGGCCTACGGAAAACGAAAATTTGCAGTCGCGGCCTATCGCCATGCTGGCGCAAACCACCTGCGCCTCTCCAGATTATCTGGCACGCCATGGGCACCCTGACACTCTTGAGGATCTCGACACGCATCGGGCTGTGGCCTATTTCTTTGCCCATCAACGGCCGGAATCACAGCTGGAGTTTATGCTGGGTAAAACGATTCATCGCGTGCCGATGGCAAGCTCGCTGACCGTTAGCGGAGCAGATGCCTACATTGCGGCCGCCAAGGCGGGCTATGGGCTGATTCAAACTTCAAGACAGGTCGTCGGCCTTGAACTTGCGCGCGGCGAGTTGGTGGAAGTCTTGCCCCATCTCATGCCGCCGCCCATGCCGCTGTACATTATGTATCCACCCGGCCGTTTTCTTGCGCCGCGTGTCAGGGTCTTGCTGGACTGGTTGATTGAATTATTTGCAAAACTTTGACGGCTTTCAAAACGCCTATAAAACCAACGACAAGCGGGATCGGTGGCCAATAAAATGACGATTTGTGACTGAAATGCCGTTTTTTCCAACAATCGCCGCCAAACGATGAAATAAGTATTGACGCCCTCGTGAAAATCTCTAGAATTCGGCCCCGTGGTTGTCTTAGTCGTATAGACGAGTTTTATGCGCTAGGAAAAGGTTTGCGAAGGTGGCGGAATTGGTAGACGCGCTAGCTTCAGGTGTTAGTGTTCTTACGGACGTGAGGGTTCAAGTCCCTCTCTTCGCACCAACAATCACAGGCAGTCGGTAGTACAACGCAGAACGTTGCGAAGGTGGCGGAATTGGTAGACGCGCTAGCTTCAGGTGTTAGTGTTCTTACGGACGTGAGGGTTCAAGTCCCTCTCTTCGCACCACTGTGATTGTATGGCTTGCGCCAATAAAGTAGATGTAAACCGCAGTAAAAAGTAATCATTTGTGCGAAGGTGGCGGAATTGGTAGACGCGCTAGCTTCAGGTGTTAGTGTTCTTACGGACGTGAGGGTTCAAGTCCCTCTCTTCGCACCAGATGACTCTTTCAGAACTCTCCTTTCTGTAGTATCTCCCTGATTTATCTCTGTCTTACCCACGCAATCTCTGCGACATCAATGCATTTTCAAACAATATTTGTCCGTTGTCTCTTTCCTGTTACATCAGATTGAAGTTCACCGATATCGCCGCCAGTCCGCCTGCCAGAGCGACAAAAGAAGGTAGCAGCATGTAATGCCTCAGCTTATTGTTGAGCAGCATGACCAGCGTAGCCAGCATCGCGAAGATGACCAGAGCTTTCAGTTGGCCGAGCGACATATTCGCCATTGCCAGCAGAGGCAATAACGCGCAGGGCAACAGCACACCCCATCCGCTTGAAAGACGCTTTCCGAAACACCAACTCACACCCCACAATCCGCATGCGGTAACAATGGCTGCAATCATGCTGCTGTCTCCCAATAACTGATAATGATAACCAGTAGCATATAGCAATTTTTCTCATTGCGCACGAATTTACCGTGCAATTTCTGCCCGTTTCTAGCCGGTTTTTGCAAAGAACTGTAATTTTCTCCGCAAGAAAATAAGGGGGATTAGGAGCCAAAACGGATTAGGAGAGGCGCGTGATAACTGGCGTTAACTTGATTTAGATCAAAATTTGAATCCTTAAAATGCGACTCCGATCGCTGTTTTCCTTATTTTCTTTCTTTGGCGAGGTTGGCTACTCTGTTAGGAAATGTATCTACAAGCTTCAAGCCGTAAACATGAAGGCATATTTTACGACGTTTATTGCCACCGGAGCATCGGCATTGGCCGATAATCCCCTGACAGAGAGAGAAGCACATTATGACCATCCTCAAACCCCTTCTTGAGCGTAATAAAAGCTGGGCAGACACGCAGTGTCAGTGTGATCCGCATTATTTCGAGAATACCTCGCAACCCCAGCAGCCGCATTCGCTGTGGATTGGGTGTTCGGACAGCCGCGTACCCGCCGAAGTGCTGACCGGATCGCATCCTGGCGAATTGTTCGTGCATCGCAATATCGCCAACATGGTGGTCGAAGATGACGATAACCTGCAAAGCGTGCTGCAATACGCGCTCGAATATTTGAATGTTTCTGCCATTATCCTGTGCGGCCACTATGGCTGCGGCGGCGTACAGGCCGCAAGCGCACTGCCCGACATGCCGCTGGCTGCACAGGATAACGCCCTTTCCCGACGTATCCGACTGCTTCGGCAGGCGTTGAGCGAGAGCTTGAGTCAATCGTCCTCAACCCCCGTGGACGAAACTGCGCGCCAGAAACAGCTGGTCGAAGCCAACGTATTAACGCAGTTTGCCAATCTGGTGGTCGCCGAACCCGTGCTACAGCGCTGGAAAGAGGGCCATCAACTCGACGTATTTGGCTGTGTGTATGACCTGCACACCGGTCATTTGAAAGAGTTGATGCACCAGAGCGCCCCTGAGTACGCGCTGGAAACCTGAATGCAGACCCGATAATCAAATCCGGTTGATGTGCCCATAAAAAGCCCCTTTCTCGAAAGGGGCTTTTCTGTTTAAACGGCGAAACTTTTAATGAGAAGCTATTTTTTAACGGGCGGATTGTGCTCGAGGAGCGCCGCGAACACTTTTTCAACCGCGACTGCACCCGGATCTTTCACGCCTTTCAAGCTGTCGCTATTAAGGTAGGAAGAGCGTCCGGCGTTGGCTTTTTTCATGCCGGCCGTGTCTTTAGCGCCTTTTGCCGCAGCTTTGGCGGCACCTTTGAAATCATCGGCTTTTTTATCCAGCGCTTCCAGCGCGGGCTGGAGCGCGTCTATCAGTGTTCGGTCGCCGAGATCTGCGCCGCCGTAATGTTTCATACGGTCGAGTCCGAACAGCAACGATTGCGCCAGATTGCCGCCTTCACTGACTTTCTGCCCCGCCGCCGTGAAGAAGATAGACATCAATACCCCGCTCGAGCCTCCCATAACCGTTGCCAAACGATCGCCCACCACGGCAAAGAGTGCGGACAAGTCATCTTGCGGCAATTTTTTGTCCTGGTTTTGCACCAGCAGATCTTTGGCCCCCGAGGCGAAAGTGGAACCGGTATCGCCATCGCCGACTTTGGCATCCAGTTTGTTCAATTCGCTCTCAAGTGAAACCAGCGTTTCGGCAATGGTATTGATAATCTGGCTCACGGCTTCGTTTCTGGAAGCCTTGACCTTAACTTTTTGAGAAATCTTTTTGGCTTTCTGAACCGGCAGTTTCTCGAGTTTTACCAAAGGATGCCAACCGGCTGCCTCGACATCGGCAAGCAGCGCCTCTTCAATCCCCTTTTCAAGCACGATAGTGGAAAGGGAGAATCCTTTCATGTCCAGCGCACTGACCAGCGCCGCAGGGCCAATCAGATAACGTATGGCGCCCGCCAACTCGGAATGCACCACCTCTTTGGTAATCTGATTCATCTCAAGCGGCGAAACGCCCCCGAGATTGTTTATCAGCACCGCCACTTTAGCTTTGCTCTTTAAACGCTTTTGCAATGCCTCGACCAGCGCCTTGACGATTTTCTGCGAGTTATGGGTTTTCAGTGTCGAAATACCGGGTTCGCCGTGAATGCCAAGCCCAAGCTCGACGT
It encodes:
- a CDS encoding aldo/keto reductase, with the translated sequence MKQRQLGKNGPWVSALGLGCMGMSEFYTQGMDEKESLATLDLAIERGITLLDTADVYGPHTNEALLGRALQGRRDKVFLATKFGIVRDAADPGARGSNGHPDYIRQSVEGSLQRLKTDVIDLYYQHRADPNVPIEESVGALSDLVREGKIRYIGMSEISAATLERAHKVHPISALQSEYSLWSREVEASILPACARLGVAFVPYSPLGRGFLTGAIRSPDDFAENDFRKGNPRFQGENFVKNLHLADKVVEISSGKGVKPSQLALAWVLAQGENIVPIPGTKRRTYLEENIAALDVILNEAELAAIEAAFPLNAAAGGRYTPAVMQLIDR
- a CDS encoding LysR family transcriptional regulator yields the protein MDQIQAMRIFIRIRELESFSRAAEDLDLPRATVSTTLKHLEQRLGVRLFLRTTRQVKITEEGELYYQRCVQLLSAFEETENLFAHQKAQPAGNVRIDMPHSMAREIVLPALPEFTARYPHLNLTVSANDNAVDLLHQGVDCVIRAWPTENENLQSRPIAMLAQTTCASPDYLARHGHPDTLEDLDTHRAVAYFFAHQRPESQLEFMLGKTIHRVPMASSLTVSGADAYIAAAKAGYGLIQTSRQVVGLELARGELVEVLPHLMPPPMPLYIMYPPGRFLAPRVRVLLDWLIELFAKL
- a CDS encoding DUF1435 family protein, with protein sequence MIAAIVTACGLWGVSWCFGKRLSSGWGVLLPCALLPLLAMANMSLGQLKALVIFAMLATLVMLLNNKLRHYMLLPSFVALAGGLAAISVNFNLM
- a CDS encoding carbonic anhydrase, with the translated sequence MTILKPLLERNKSWADTQCQCDPHYFENTSQPQQPHSLWIGCSDSRVPAEVLTGSHPGELFVHRNIANMVVEDDDNLQSVLQYALEYLNVSAIILCGHYGCGGVQAASALPDMPLAAQDNALSRRIRLLRQALSESLSQSSSTPVDETARQKQLVEANVLTQFANLVVAEPVLQRWKEGHQLDVFGCVYDLHTGHLKELMHQSAPEYALET
- a CDS encoding dihydroxyacetone kinase subunit DhaK, yielding MSNFFMNDRSTLIDDVIEGAILTSPFKNLSKLAVDSAIRVVVRNDWDKSQVALISGGGSGHEPAHVGFIGKGMLTAAVCGDVFASPSVDAVLNAIVAVTGEAGCLLIVKNYTGDRLNFGLAAEKAKNLGYKVDLVMVSDDIALPDNKQPRGIAGTALVHKVAGYAAEQGKSLEEVVQIAQKAIDATASIGVAMHGCNLPGGDDDEADNDRIAAGHVELGLGIHGEPGISTLKTHNSQKIVKALVEALQKRLKSKAKVAVLINNLGGVSPLEMNQITKEVVHSELAGAIRYLIGPAALVSALDMKGFSLSTIVLEKGIEEALLADVEAAGWHPLVKLEKLPVQKAKKISQKVKVKASRNEAVSQIINTIAETLVSLESELNKLDAKVGDGDTGSTFASGAKDLLVQNQDKKLPQDDLSALFAVVGDRLATVMGGSSGVLMSIFFTAAGQKVSEGGNLAQSLLFGLDRMKHYGGADLGDRTLIDALQPALEALDKKADDFKGAAKAAAKGAKDTAGMKKANAGRSSYLNSDSLKGVKDPGAVAVEKVFAALLEHNPPVKK